One genomic window of Leptospira saintgironsiae includes the following:
- the tmk gene encoding dTMP kinase has product MAQIPGFYVFEGLDGSGKSTLSVRVLDLLTSKHVPAICFAEPTRYESGLYLRKFLSGEIELSPEKQIEAFLEDREVSLSRNILPSLSQKKIVLLDRYMYSTAAYQSGEFFSAKEILKKNLDRGFPEPEKVFYLEIQPEEALARLKGRDTTKDRFETISALTKIKKAYEEILPENTIRLDAKLATEELLKLVTEKISY; this is encoded by the coding sequence ATGGCACAAATACCAGGATTTTACGTTTTTGAAGGTTTAGACGGAAGTGGCAAAAGTACCCTATCTGTCCGAGTCTTAGACCTTCTTACCTCCAAACATGTTCCAGCAATTTGTTTTGCGGAACCAACTCGGTACGAATCCGGGCTTTATCTTAGAAAATTTTTAAGCGGAGAAATTGAACTTTCTCCAGAAAAACAAATCGAAGCATTTTTAGAAGACAGAGAAGTTTCTCTTAGCCGGAATATTCTACCTTCACTCTCCCAAAAAAAGATCGTTCTACTCGATCGATATATGTATTCTACGGCGGCCTATCAATCTGGGGAATTTTTCTCCGCAAAAGAAATCCTGAAAAAGAATTTAGACAGAGGATTTCCCGAACCCGAAAAAGTTTTTTATCTGGAAATACAACCGGAAGAAGCTTTAGCGAGATTGAAGGGAAGAGACACTACTAAAGATAGATTTGAAACGATCAGCGCTTTGACTAAGATCAAAAAGGCTTACGAAGAAATTCTTCCGGAGAATACCATCCGTTTAGATGCAAAACTCGCCACGGAAGAATTATTAAAACTAGTAACCGAAAAAATCTCTTATTGA